Part of the Bactrocera neohumeralis isolate Rockhampton unplaced genomic scaffold, APGP_CSIRO_Bneo_wtdbg2-racon-allhic-juicebox.fasta_v2 ctg1747, whole genome shotgun sequence genome is shown below.
gagtgactcacctctggtgtttatactggagctaccccatacagTGTGCCTTgtgtttgcatcacaccctattaggacatcttccTTCCTGTTTTCCTCTAttagtctggtgagcggggccggtggtatgtcttcgtcatggggcaagtaggccgagaccaggaagaagggcttttccttctgttccaccttaaccactgtgatatcttctgtgctgtaattaggacaaagaaatgcatttatacttctattgataagaatgcatgctaGGACCTAACATCCGCCTGCTCCACTACACTTATACTTCTACTTAGGATCTCTTTGAAAGTGCCCCAATTTGTATTTCTGGGGGTACGAGTTGGAGGTCGGTCCCCGACTACCACCCTCAGAGCAAAACGAATGATTCTGTGATCTGACAGTGAGGGCTCTTTTCATACCCTCCACTGCGAGATCAACCCGATCATGTTGTCATTGCTTAGGGTAATGTCTAGGACTTCCCTGCGGACACTTGTTACGAAGGTTGGCTCGTAGCCCACATTCtcaatgttaatattattactaagtATGAATTCAAGCAGTGACTCACCCCTCATGTTGCAGTTCGTGCTACCCCATTCCGTGTGATGAGCATTTGCGTCACATCCTATGGTCAGGGGGAGATTGTTGGATTTGCAATACTCCACCAGACCAAGTATCGATGGGGGGGGGGGGTGCTGTAGCTGACTCTCCCGGAAAGTATGCGGATGCAAGGACGAAGTCCGATCCTTCCTTGTCCTTCACTTGCACCGCCACCAGGTCTTGCGTTAGAAACtctgaaatacagaaaaagtCTATATCGGCTCTAACGACTACACAAGATCGGGGtctctcgctagagagatcccagattaccttgcTCCTTCTCATGTTGAGGCCTCTTACCTCTCCTTTGAACACCCAAGGTTCCTGGATTAGAAGGATGCCCAGGTTATCCGAGATGAACCTCTTCACGATGACTGCCGAGGCTGCCGATGCGTGATGTAGGTTCACCTGGGCCACTTCTATGCCGGTGCTGGAGCCTACAGAATCGGTTCTAAGAGAGACAGGTCCCCGTCTTCGTCCCCTTCATCGACCTGCATCTCCAACCCTTCCAGAAGCTCCTGGGTGGATGGCATCTTTTCTTCTTGCCCGTTGCTCTCGTCTGCATCCGCGGCGGTGGTCGCAACCTGCCCAGCCGAGATGAGTCCGCTGGGGGATTCGCTATCCTCCCCCGAAACCACAGATGCAGTCGCCTCCTGCTCCTGGGTGAATGACATCTTTCCTTCCTGCCCGTTGCTCTCATCTGCATCCGCGGCGGCGGTCGCAACCTGCCCAGCCGAGATGGGTTCGCTGGGGGATTCGCTGTCCTTACCCGAAGCCACAGCTGCAGTCGCCTCATGCGCCGCTGGGCGGGCTACGGGAGGAGCTGGTGCTACAGTTTGAATCCCTCAGTTTGAATCCCTTCAGCCTTATAAACTTGTAGGACTCGTCGTCCATCGTGATGTTGAGGTTCCACCCGGAACCCACAACACTGCTTGCTACGACTTTCCACGCCGAGGTACTTAAACCTTCGTTCTGGTTCCTCACCAGACTAAGCACGAAGTCGTAGCTATCCTCTGCACTTCTCGGAAAGAACGCTACCATGCTGTGTGTTCGCGGTATTTCCTCACCTCTCCTTACACACAGGGCCGGGCCCTTCCAACCCTCGAGCCTTGGCGTGATCTCCTTCAGCCAGGTGGCCGACTTCTCTTCCTGGCAGTCGACCAGCAGCATGCCGCCCTTAAAGAATATGCCGTTAAAGGCACCGGTGAACTTATTGCCAATGGATAGGGCCTTTACCAGGCAGTTCTGTAGGGCTGTAAGTTGCTCAGGCTCTAGGGCCTCCGCCGGGTAATTGCGGGGCACCACTGCCATACGGATGCTACTTACAGCCTCCGAGTATTTGCGGCTTTCGGTACTTATTGGCTGCTGGTTGGGGTTGGAGCGCCTACCACTGGCCTCTTGTGGTTTATCTTCCCCTATTCTCTTGGGCTTAGGTGGCACCTGAGGCGTTATTTGGCCACCCTTCCTCTTCTCCGATCGACTAGGTGCCTCCTGGGTCGCCGGCCTTGCTGCGCTCTGTCCCTCCGACGAGGCTGCTTTAGCACGACGACGCCTTCGGTTCCTGCGTTTTGTCGCGGCCGATCCACCGTTGGTACCTGCGTGTCGTACATTGTTAGGAGAGGGGTCTTTCCCACTGCTCCTACCCAGAGCCCCCCTTTCGGCTGACTCCGGGGTCATGCCGTCCTCAAGGAATCTTAGGTACCACTTAAGAGTGGCTCCACTCATTCCCAATCTACGTGGGTCGTCATGACCTCCTGGCTGTCCTGGCTCCGGGGTACAAGGAATGTTCCCTCGTTGCCGTCTTCTTTTACGTTCACCCCTTGATTCCACTTTCGTGAAACCACCCTCCTCTCCGCAGTCGATCCTGCTCGAGGGGGTTGCGGGGGTAGCGTTTGCGCGAATTGCGGTTGACGCGCTGCGTTGAGTGCCGCTGCAAGAGGGCacatcgtcgtcgtcgtcacgAGCGTGCTCTTCAAAGAGTGCACGTTCTTCCGGCGACAGGGCGTCCAAGAAGCTAAACTTACGCTTAGCCCCTGGGCCACTCTTGCCTGCGGTACTATTGCTGCTTCTGTCCATGTTCACCGTTTTGATTGTCGTTGCTTTGgtcgttgccgttgttgttgtttgttgttgttgtttttgtggttgttgttgttgttgttctttcatCTTGTTCTTACGACCGTTCGGCTCGTGTTGTAAGCCTCCCGGTCTAGTCTTAAAGAAGGGGAGTCTAAAAGTCCACTGcgccagagccccttgacgcagtaaggccaccgttacttcccaaggcggcccagtgttgggaaggctccgtacgaatacagccgaatttacctcctggctgcaaatcatccaatgggcacgggtcgcataacaccctggattaggaggtggtagctcttggtcaCCGTGCACATGCAGCCTCCGACAGCCACCGGGGGCGATGCTCTGCAGCAACATCTCCGGTAGCTGAGAGATGCTGTGCTGTGCTGCGGtttaagcccctgcaccacgacaaggtgcctaccattcgcagaggaGCTTATCACCATACTCGAcgatctgacgtcgatctccaaaCATCTTCCTTGTATAGTGCTCGGGGAGGAGGAATTTCCATCTATGATGGTCACTTGCATGGCACGGATATTTCGACACCTTGacttagggtggtgttggtgcgggtatcctcatacttccacaataggagatgggcgtaaagcttagggtttattcatccatatcactcTTGTGGGAGTTATGAGGTGTCCCTCTTAattcgtaagattagagtgcggCGGCCAACTTCAAAGAGGGTGCATCGGTgaacttaatttaactttttgcgACGAAAATCAATCAGAGATCAGTGTCTAATCGATATCGTAGACCACTCCAAAACGAATTTCCTGGAGGAACATTTGTTTGTAGAATTCTTTTTTCACGTGgcatcccacacaatttgttgaTCGCTCAAAAAATGCTggtgtcgattggtcgagatAAATGCTTAAAATACGATAACGCTGTTTCGAAACATGTCTATGACAACGTGACAGATGCTGAGCCATGAATTAATACGAAGGAGCCTGAatgtaaacagcagtcgactgtatggctgtttcaaaatgagccgaATCAAACAAAAGCTATTCGACTatgaagcacttccaagcaaatggtgaatgtttttttatatcaacGCAGAatagtaaattctgagtgatacataaacatttgtttgccagttgtctttcaagtaATCATGAAAACAAAccgccgaagacggatcactcaTTACCATGGCAATGCTAGCTCTTACgtatcgactgaaacaactgcatttttgtaCACTCAAAATATCCTGAATCAAAGAATTGATTCAAATGCAGTCATATATTATGTCCCCTCGTAATCATTTTTCGTACGAAAATAACTCAAGCTCAACATGGAGTCGCTtagatttataataaaatgaatataaCTATGACAAAACACTATATTCTTCATATTTGTGCTGTGGATATATATTCCGATGTTTTGGGATTAGTTATTATAACACTAACCGAAATATTCTAAAAGAAAAGAACACTGCCCTTAGTCAACAAAATATGTCATGGAATGAAAAATGGCTGATACAGATTTATAGTAATTTTAGAGATATGCATATTAAAACAAGTAACAAAGAGCTAAGtacgggtgcaaccgaacattttatactactGCAACTTGAAAGAAtcaaaaatatactttaaatcTCAAACGTCagccagaggatcggaatctaactaatttaaatatacatatcttatatatatatatttcatgcgTGCGTGTGTACGCTACTAAACTCCTCTTAATCGATTGGatcgattttgatgaaattttttgcgtGTGTTCAAGAAaattcgagaatggtttagatgCACAATTTGGTCCAATTTTTTCGCTAAATACTAACGCAAATAtagttgtatgtacatatgtatctacaaatCGTGCAATAACTCAGGGACCGTTATTTTCGTGCGAGCCACCGCTAGCCAGACGGCGCCAGCGCAAGTTAGCTTGCCGGCTACTAAATATccgtatatacttatataaaaaatataggaaagatattgttgaaatatcggaaagcagaagttttatttgattattgCTGCACATTGTTGTAATAACGGGATAAGCATCAAAATAATTTACGCGTTTCTGGTAAAATACAACGGAAAGGAAGGCTTCGTTAGGTGCATAAATTATATACTGAAATGGCACAATTCCAATTTCTTGGCGCCGCGCTCTAGGCACCGTTGGAAATAGTAATCCGACAGACTGCGCTACCATCACAGTACcgaatattcaatattattttatttaatcgaattgagaaaaatatttcgtagTTTTGTGTTATTATTGTGTGATTTTAAGTCGTGtgctaattaaaatattatatcaaaatataattaGTGTTTAAGAAGTTTTGAAGTGTGCAGAAAAGACTATACATTTTGCGAATGTGCCGAATCGAAGTGAGTTTATGTCTTAtacatttttgcattaaatttacaCTTGCGTTCATTAACAACCACCCTAACTTTCAAATTGATTATTTGTGTAGCTCATTGATTTCATaacgatatttttattattatttttattaaaaattattcatttttggaaatattaaataaaaaagcaaagaaataaaatgacacgttttttacccaaaatttGTTACACTTCatcattttagttaattaaataaaatttcatcttCAATAATTAACTCATATTCGTTGTGTATTATTTAACAGTTTcttatttttacagaaaaatgcCGTGAAAAAGCAAGAAATATTGGTCGACGTACACGTGTAAATGAAAATTCATGGCAACGCACTCGACGTCTTCTAAAAATTCTAATACCTTAAGACAACGAGGGGCAGTCAACAAGCGA
Proteins encoded:
- the LOC126766577 gene encoding uncharacterized protein LOC126766577 yields the protein MLLQSIAPGGCRRLHVHGDQELPPPNPGCYATRAHWMICSQEVNSAVFVRSLPNTGPPWEVTVALLRQGALAQWTFRLPFFKTRPGGLQHEPNGRKNKMKEQQQQQPQKQQQQTTTTATTKATTIKTVNMDRSSNSTAGKSGPGAKRKFSFLDALSPEERALFEEHARDDDDDVPSCSGTQRSASTAIRANATPATPSSRIDCGEEGGFTKVESRGERKRRRQRGNIPCTPEPGQPGGHDDPRRLGMSGATLKWYLRFLEDGMTPESAERGALGRSSGKDPSPNNVRHAGTNGGSAATKRRNRRRRRAKAASSEGQSAARPATQEAPSRSEKRKGGQITPQVPPKPKRIGEDKPQEASGRRSNPNQQPISTESRKYSEAVSSIRMAVVPRNYPAEALEPEQLTALQNCLVKALSIGNKFTGAFNGIFFKGGMLLVDCQEEKSATWLKEITPRLEGWKGPALCVRRGEEIPRTHSMVAFFPRSAEDSYDFVLSLVRNQNEGLSTSAWKVVASSVVGSGWNLNITMDDESYKFIRLKGFKLRDSNCSTSSSRSPPSGA